Genomic segment of Zootoca vivipara chromosome 4, rZooViv1.1, whole genome shotgun sequence:
CCTGTGACAAATAACAAAGAGCTGTTGTATAGGAAGCAGCTGTTAGAAACTGAATGAATTGTCCCATAGAAAACTAAAGTagctcttttttgtttcttttagccAGAGGAAATACTACAGTCTGTGGAGAATTCAATTTTGCAACAGACCCAGAAGCTGCTTACATTGTCTTAAATGAGTACACCTGCCCAACTTACATTGCATCATGGGAGTTCACATGCTCCTGCCCACTATCCTGGGTAAAGTATTAATAATCTGTTAATATCTAGGCAAGTGTTTCAGCTTGATCAAATGGCAGCAATCCTATATGTAGTtacctagaagtaagccccactgaactcaatggttctcatttctgagtagacatgtataggattgcatctgggttgtatccagcattAGTCCTGtttagaatagacccactgaaataagtgACCATGAGTAACTTAggtccatccatttcaatgggtctgccctGAACATGATTTAGTTggtaactgatttttaaaaaaactaaattgAATATGACAAATCTATTTTATATAAAGAAATCTATATCCTCATGACTATATATCCATCAGGAGCTAAAATGATTAATTATTGCCATTGTGAATGCCCTGTGGAACATTACTGATGTCAAGGTCAATCATGTTTATTCTGGAGTTTTTACTTAACTTTTTATGCAGTTGAAtagttctctttaaaaaaaaaagcccaaactGTTATTTACTTTGCAGGAATTCTACCATGAATGGGTTAATCAGAAAACTGAGAAAGCTATGTTCGTGAAGAAAATATTTGCTCATTCTTTTGAATTCTCAAAAATCTTGGGGGAAAACCCAGGTGAAAAGGAATGGCGGTCAGGGTTTGTTCCATGTGATTCCTACGCTATGGCAGCTGCCATCGAAGATGATTTTTTAACAGAATACACAGCAATTGGTGTATCTGTTGAGCTCAAAGGTTCACTAACAAGAGGAATGATGGTAGTGGACTGGAGTAACAAACTGAAcaaggagaacaaagctttcctaaTGAAAAATTGTGATTTAGGGAAGTTCCGGTCACTTCTGCTAGCtgctgtaaaataataataatttgtattgtTATAAGGATTTACTGAAGTTCCCTCCTCAAGCATACATATAATGGGCATCCTGATCTCTGGTGTTGCTATCCAATCAGGTTTGTGTTGCAATACCTAAAATTACATTGAGgttgttgatttattttttttataaacaccAATCAAGTGGTATATTAATTATAtgggaaaaaaccccaaaaaaacagaagccACATCACAAAGGGGTTTTCAGCCTCCTTTACTACAGCTTTCTGTTAGCACAGAACATATAgctggaagagggtgaaagataGTCATCCTCTGGGAGTCCCAAGATTTGGCTCTAAACTAGCTCATTTCATGACACCAGCCTCCTTTTGAAGAGTGAGCTGATGGCATAATGCAGGGAGCTAAGCCAATTGCAGAGCCAGAGCAAGGAGAGCAATATTAGGTTGGCAGGCATTAACACTGCCACCATTTGTATTGATTCTATTGCTgagaaaaaatattgtaaaaggtCCAAATTGAATTTACACCATTGAGAGAGAATCCATAGGACTTAGACATCTTGCGAGTTACCTAATAACGTTAAAGACCCATGTTGTCTGGTAGACTGAAATAGATGCTTAGTTATTTAATACTGATTTATCTGCAGAGAACGGGCAAAAATTCTATTAGTGAGATTACACAAGCTGAACACAATCTAGAGAAAAACAAGCATGGTTTTAGAATTACTTTCACGGAATAAATTTGCCACTAGATCCAATAATGTTTACGTTAACTTtcagaaagtacagtggtacctctggttaagaacttaattcgttctggaggtccgttcttaacctgaaactgttcttaacctgaggtaccactttagctaatgggggcctcccgctgctgccgcgccaccgcc
This window contains:
- the LOC118084737 gene encoding inosine-uridine preferring nucleoside hydrolase; its protein translation is MKKLLLLDVDCGVDDAQAIMMALASPNVEVLGITCCYGNSILENICKNVFRVLHICNKLEIPVYPGASSPILGGPVEGANYHGKDGLGDVPDPNAPGLELLQEEHAVLAMLRIVNERPGQVSLVATGPLTNLALAVKMDPTFPKKLKNVFIMGGNTEARGNTTVCGEFNFATDPEAAYIVLNEYTCPTYIASWEFTCSCPLSWEFYHEWVNQKTEKAMFVKKIFAHSFEFSKILGENPGEKEWRSGFVPCDSYAMAAAIEDDFLTEYTAIGVSVELKGSLTRGMMVVDWSNKLNKENKAFLMKNCDLGKFRSLLLAAVK